Genomic segment of Nocardiopsis mwathae:
TGTCCATAGGCGACCTGGACATGGGCGAGCTCCCCGAGGACGCCGACGTGCGCATCGAGTACTCCGGGGCCGACCGTACGGGTGCCCCGGTCGCCGTCATCGGGATGAGCGGGCGGGTGGGCGACGCCCCCGACCTCGACCGGTTCTGGGAGATGGTGGCGGGCCGCGAGCGCGGCCACCGCGAGCTGTCCGAGGAGCGGCGGGCCGACGTCGACGCCTACCTCGCGGCCCGCGGGGCGCCGCCGCCCGCCCCCGAACGCTACTGGGGCGGCACCCGACTGCCCTCCGTGGCGGAGTTCGACCACCGGTTCTTCTCCATGTCCCGGCAGGAGGCCCGGTTCGTCGACCCCGACCAGCGGATCTTCCTGGAGACCGCCTGGGCCGCGCTGGAAGATGCCGGACGCCTGAACGCCGAGATCCGGGGCCAGAGGGTCGGGGTCTACGCGGGCATGTCGAGCGACTTCGGCGAGGACTACCGGACGATGCTCCAGGCCGTTGCGCCCGGCGCCCCGGAGGTGTCCGTCGCCGGGAACGTCCAGTCGATCATCGGCAGCAGGATCGCCTACCTGCTGAACCTGCGGGGGCCGTCGATGCTCGTCGACACCGCCTGCTCCTCGGGCCTGGTCGCCGTGCACACCGCCTGCCGCGCTATCCAGCGCGGGGACTGCGACACGGCGATCGTCGGCGCGGTCAACAGTGACTTGCTCCCGGTCGTCGCCGACGGCTCGGGCATCGGCATCAAGGACCTCCAGGACACCTCCTCCCGTGACGGCCGCACACGGACCTTCGACCGCAAGAGCGACGGGACGAGCGCGGCCGAGGGCTGCATCGTCTTCGTCCTCAAGGCGCTCGACCGGGCCCGAAGCGACGGCGACGCCGTCCGCGCGGTCATCCTGGGCGGCGCGGTCAACCAGGACGGGGCCTCCAACGGCATCACCGCCCCCAACGCGGACGCGCAGGCCGACCTCATCGACGCGGCGCTCGCCGACGCCGGGGTGGAGGCCGAACAGGTCAGCTACATCGAGGCGCACGGCACCGCGACCCGCCTGGGCGACCCGGTCGAGGTCGGCGGGATCGAGCGGGCGTTCTCCCGGCACACCTCGCGCAAGCAGTTCTGCGGCATCGGCACCGTAAAGACGAACATCGGCCACATGGACAACGCCTCCGGCCTGGCGGGCCTGGCCAAGGTGGTGCTGTCGATGCGGCACCGGACCCTCCCGGCGAGCCTGGGATTCGAGGAGCCCAACCCCAACATCGCCTTCCCGCTGTCGCCGGTGTACGTCAACGACCGCACCGTGCCGTGGGGGAGCGGCCCGGACGACACCCTGTACGCGGGGATCAGCAGTTTCGGCCTGAGCGGGACCAACTGCCACCTCATCGTGCGCAGCGCCGACCCGGAGCCCGAGCCGGACCCCGGTCCCGGGCAGGGGGCGGCCTCCGGCCCCTGGGTGCTCCCGCTGAGCGCCCCGGACGCCGCGGGCCTCCGGCGGCTGGTGGAGCGGTATCGGGCGTTCCTGAGCGGGAACGACGTGCGCCTGGCGAACCTGTGCCACACCGCGGCGACGGGACGCCTGCACCACCGGTGCAGAGCCGCGTTCGTGTGTGAGGACAAGGAGGAGCTGCTGGCGCTCCTCGGGCGCTTCGTCGACGGCGCCCGCGACGGCCGGGACGCCGGCGGCACCAATGGTGAAGACGTCGAAGACGGCACCGGCGACATCGCCACCGGGGAGTTCCGGCTCGCGGCGGGCGACGGCGGTCGGCGCGGCTCCTGCGCCCTGACCGCCGACGAGCAGGAGCGGCTGGGCCGCGAGGCCGCGCGGCTGCTCGACGGGGCGCCCGACCGCGACGGGCTGCGGCGCCTGGCCCGCCTCTACGTCCGCGGCGCCGACGTCGACTGGCGGCGGGCCGCGGCGCCAGGCGCCCGCCGGATCCCGCTGCCGACCTATCCGTTCGAGCGCTCGCGCTGCTGGTTCCGGGCCGAGGGACCCGAGCACCGGGGCGGGATCGCCGCGGGGCTGCGCACGGTGCGCTCCCTGGACCGGGACATCGCCGTGTGCCGGCTCTCCCCGCAGCGGTTCTGGGAGCTCTCTGACCACCGGATCGATGGGGTCAGCGTGCTTCCCGGCACCGGGGTCCTGGAGCTGGTCGTGCAGGCCGCGCAGCGGTTCGGCCACGCCGGCGGCGGCATGAGGCTGCGGAACCTGCGGTTCACCACGCCGCTCGCGGTCGACGACGGTTCGGAGTCCGAGGTCCACATCGTCTTCGGCCCGGCCGACGGGACCGGCACCGTCCGCGAGGTCACCGTCGCCTGCCGGGGCGAGGACGGCGCATGGGTCCGCAATGCCACCGCCGAACTCGCCGTCGCGCCGGCCGTCGGGACCCCGGAGCCGGTCGACGTGGAGGGCTTGCGGCGTCGACTGGACCGCGAACTGGCCTACGACGATCGGCTCGACCGGTCCAACGGGCTGGTGCTGGGCGAGCGGTGGACCGGGAGCCTGCGGGGCGGCCGGGCCGACCCCGAGGCCACCGAGATGCTCTACGAACTGGAGCTGCCGAGCCGCTTTCACGGCGAGACCGGCGACTACCACCTGCACCCGGCGCTGCTGGACACGCTGATCAACGCGGCCAACGGCCTCTACGACGAGGAACGGCTCTACCTACCGCTCTCCTACGGGGCCCTGACGGTCCACGGACCGCTGCCGGCCCGCGTGCTGGCGCACTTCCGCAAGCGCCCCTCCTCGGTCGAGGGCCGCCTGTACGCCTTCGACGTGACGGTCACCGACCCCGTCGGCCGGGCGGTGCTGACGGTGGACAACTACTGCATTAAGTCGGCGGCCGACCTCGACCTGGACGGCTCGGGCGGATACGGGTACGTGCAGGCCTACCGGGAGGCGGCCCCGCCGGCCGCTGCCGGCGCCGCCCCGGGCACCGGGCCCGCGGCGGCCGGCCCGGTTCTGCTCTGCGGCGACTTCGGCCCGATGCTCGCCCCGCTCACCGGCGAGCTCAGGTCGGCCGGCCACGAGGTCGTGCACGCGTCCGCCGGCGGCGTCGGCGACCGGATCGGCGAAGGCGCCGCGTTTGCCTTCGCGATCGCGGCCGACCTGGGGGACCCCGGTGCTCCCCTGACCGAGCGGGCGGTCGGTCCGGTCGACCGGACCGTCTCCGTCCTCAAGCAGCTGTCCGCGCGCCGGCCGGAGCTCGTCGGCGGCCTGCTGGCCGTGACCCGGAACGCGCTCTCCGTCACCGGCGCGGAGGCCGCGCCCGACCCCGGACAGGCGGGCGTGCTCGGCCTGATGAGGGTCGCCGCCCTGGAGTACCGGTCCCTGAGCGTGCGCTGCGTCGACATCGACGAGCACACCCCGCCGGGGGCCCTGGTCTCCGAGATGCGCGCCGCCGACCGGCCGCCGCTGCTGTTCTACCGCGGCGAGCGGCCCTACAGACCGGTCGTCGAGCGGAGCGCCGCCGCGCTGCGGCCCGGGGCGCCGGAGGCGGTGGCCCCCCCGGACGGCGCGACCGTCGTCTCGGGCGGTACGGGCGGCCTGGGCGCCGCCGTGGCCCGGGACCTGGCCCGGCAGGGCTTCCGGAACATCGTCCTGCTGGGCTCGGAGCGGCCGGCCCCGGACGCCGCACCCGCGTTCGGGCCGCAGGACGACCCCGCCGTGGCCGAGGTCGTCCGGCTGGACATGGGGGACCCGCGGGCGGTCGAGCGCACCGTCGGCGGGCTCCGGGAACGCTACGGCCGGATCGGCGGCGTGCTCCACCTCGCCGGCCGGCCGGGCGTCGGGTTCCTGCACACCAAGACCACCGAGGAGTTCATGGCCGTGTACCGCCCCAAGGCGGTGGGTGGCGTCGCGCTCCACGAGGCCACCCGGGACGACGCGCCGGACTTCTTCGTGGTGTTCTCCAGCGTGGCCGGGCTCCTGCCCGCCCAGGGCCAGACCGACTACACCGCCGCGAACCTGGCGCTCGACAGCCTGGCGCAGCTCCGCAGCGCCCGGAGCCTGCCCGCACTGAGTCTGCAGTGGCCCGCGTGGCGGGAGACCGGGATGGCCGAGCGCCTGGGCGCCGTGGACGAGGACGAGCTCTTCCCCCCGGTGGCCCCCGACGAGGGGACCGGACTCCTCCGGGCGCTCCTGGCAGGGCGGGACCACCCGGCGGTCGTCATGCCCGGCCGGAAGCGGCCAGCGGCGGGGCCGGACCGGCCCGGCGCGGGCGACCCCGCCGGCGCGGCGGGTGCGGCCGGCGTCCGGCCCGTCGTCCTCCACGGCCTGGACCGGGTCGGCGCCGTCGAGCAGGCCGTCGCCGAGATCTGGGCGCGGACGCTGGAGGTCGCGGAGCTGGACGCCTACGAGGAGTTCGACCACCTCGGCGGCAATTCGCTGCTGACTTCGCAGATGCTGCGGTACTACGACGAGCGCTTTCCGAACGTCATGGACATCACCGACCTGTTCCGGTTCACCACCATCGCCGACCAGACGGCGTTCGTCGCCTCGCGTCTGGGACCGGCGGCGGAGGAAGCCGATAGTGCCGGCGGCGGGCCGCGACCGGAGACCAGCGCAGCCGGTACCGACGACCTCGACCGGCTGCTGGACCTGGTGGAGCAGGGAGAGATTTCGGTGGAGGAGACCCGTGGCCTTCTGTAGCCAGACCGAGCCCGTTCGACAGAATCGGAATGCCAGATGGACAAGGTGAAGGCTTTCATCCTCGAGCAGGTCGCGCAGCGGCGTATCGACAGACAGGAGGCCAAGGCGCTGCTGCAGGAAGTGGTGGCCGCGTCCTCGTCTCACGCCGAGATCGCCGTCATCGGGATGGCCGGCCGCTACGCCTCGGCCCCGGACGTCGACGCGTTCTGGGACCTGCTGTGGCGGGGCGAGAGCTGCGTGCGCGACTTCCCGGCCCCGCGCAAGGCGGACATGTACGAGATCCTGCAAAACCCGTACTACTCCGAGGTCATCCTCGGATCGATCGTGGACGAGGCCGACCTCGACCAGATCTATTCGAAGAGCGGCTACCTGGAGCGGATCGACGCCTTCGACGCGCGCTTCTTCGGCATTCCGCCGCTGGAGGCGGACTACATGGACCCGCACCAGCGGATCGGCCTGGAGGTCGCCTACGAGGCGATCGAGAACGCCGGGTACGGCGGCGACGGCGTCCGCGGCACGCGCACCGGGGTCTTCCTCGGCCGCGACCAGACGAACTACTCCTACTACCGGATGTTCTCCGAGCGCGACCCGATGCAGCTGTCCGGGTCGTGGGAGGGCCTGGTGGCCAGCCGGATCTCCTACGCCCTGGACCTCACCGGCCCGTGCCTGATGACCGATACCGCCTGCTCAGCGGGCGCGGTCTGCATCCACCAGGCGGTCCGGGCGTTGCAGAACGGCGAGTGCGACATGGCCATCGCGGGCGGGCTCAACCTCTCGCAGGTCGGCGAGGTGAAGGCCGCGTACATGTCCGGGGCGACGATGGACAGTGTCGAGTCCCGCGACTCGGCCGTGCGCACTTTTGACGCCCGGGCCGACGGGACCGTGTGGGGCGAGGGCGCCGGCATGGTCGTCCTCAAGCCGCTGGCGCGCGCCCTAGCCGACCGCGACCACGTCCGGGCGGTGATCAAGGGGTCGGCCATCAACAACGACGGCACGTCCAGGGGCATCACCTCCCCGCGGGCCGAACTCCAGGAGCGGGTGATCCTCGACGCCTGGGCCGCCTCGGGCGTCGACCCGGAGACCATCACCTACGTCGAGGCCCACGGCACCGGCACCGCGCTCGGCGACCCCATCGAGACCAAGGGCCTGTCGGACGCGTTCCGCCGGCACACGCCGCGCCGGCAGTTCTGCGGCATCGGCTCGTTGAAGACCTCCATGGGGCACATGGTGGGCGCCTCCGGCGTCGCCGCCGTCACCAAGGTGGTCAAGGCGCTCGAGACGGGTGTGCTGCCCCCGACGGCCAACTTCGAGGTCCCCAACCCCTACATCGACTTCCCGGAGAGCCCGCTCTACGTCCACGACCGGCTGGCGGACTGGGACGCCCCCGAGGGGAGCCCGCGGCGGGCCGCGGTCAGCTCGTTCGGCTTCGTCCGGACCAACTGCCACATGGTGCTGGAGGAGGCGCCCGCCTACCGCCCCGACGAACATCGCAGGCGGCGCTACTGCCTCACCGTCAGCGCCCGCACCGACGAGGCCCTGCGTGAGCTGCTGGACCGGTACTCCCGTACGCTCGCCGAGAGCCCATGGTCCCTGGCCGACATCTGCTACACCTCCAACGTCGGCCGGGCACACCACGAGCACCGGGTCGCGGTCGTCGCCGAGACCCGGGAGGGGCTCGCCGAGTCGCTGGACCGCCTCCGCTCCGGTGGCCTCGGAACCGACCGGGAGCGGGGCGTCCACTACGGGGTGCACACCGTCGTCAGCGAGAAGAAGGGCACCCTCGGCGCCACCGAGACCACCCGGCAGGCGCTGGAGCGCCTGTCGGCCGAGGCTGGCGCGTTCCTCGCCGACGCGCCCTCCGCCGACGGGGCCTGTGCGGACGAGGACGGGCTCGCCGGGCTGGCCGCGCTCTACGTCCGGGGCGCGCGGATCGACTTCGCCCGGTACCACCGGGGGGACGCCCGCAGGCGGGTGCCGCTGCCGACCTACCCCTTCACGCCGACCCGCCACTGGGCCCGGCCGCTGCGGACCCGGGTGCAGGGCTTCGAGAGCGCCCGCGAGCACCCGCTGCTCGGGGCCCGGGCCGGCCGGTCGGACACCGGCGCGGTGTTCGAGAACGTGCTGTCGGTCGAGGACCACTGGGTGCTGGCGGACCACCGGATCGACGGCAGGGCGGTGGTGCCGGGCACCGCCTACCTGGAGATGGCCCGGGCCGCCCATGCCGCCGTCGCCGGCGACGGTGCCGTGCGCTTCGCGGACGTGGTCTTCCGCGTCCCGCTCTCCGTCGACGACGGAGCCGGGGCGAGCGTGCGGACCCGGCTGGAGCGGTCGGGCGGGGACTACACGTTCGAGGTGGCCAGCAAGGACGGCGAGGAGTGGATCCCGCACGTCGAGGGCAGGGTAGGCGCGGCGCCCGCCGGGGACCGCCGGGACCCCGTCGACCTGCCGGCCGTGCAGGGCGCGGCGGACACGGTGGCCAACCCCGTCGCCTTCGAGGCCGAGACCGGCGTCTTCCGGTTCGGCCCGCGCTGGGACTCGGTGAGCGCGCAGTGGGACGGCGGGGACCGGACGCTGGCGCTGCTCGGGATGCGGCAGGGGACCGACGCCGAGGCGGCTGTCTACGGGCTGCACCCGGCGATGCTCGACAACGCGGTCAACGTCAGGTCGCAGGCCGAAGGCCAGACCTA
This window contains:
- a CDS encoding type I polyketide synthase, translating into MDKVKAFILEQVAQRRIDRQEAKALLQEVVAASSSHAEIAVIGMAGRYASAPDVDAFWDLLWRGESCVRDFPAPRKADMYEILQNPYYSEVILGSIVDEADLDQIYSKSGYLERIDAFDARFFGIPPLEADYMDPHQRIGLEVAYEAIENAGYGGDGVRGTRTGVFLGRDQTNYSYYRMFSERDPMQLSGSWEGLVASRISYALDLTGPCLMTDTACSAGAVCIHQAVRALQNGECDMAIAGGLNLSQVGEVKAAYMSGATMDSVESRDSAVRTFDARADGTVWGEGAGMVVLKPLARALADRDHVRAVIKGSAINNDGTSRGITSPRAELQERVILDAWAASGVDPETITYVEAHGTGTALGDPIETKGLSDAFRRHTPRRQFCGIGSLKTSMGHMVGASGVAAVTKVVKALETGVLPPTANFEVPNPYIDFPESPLYVHDRLADWDAPEGSPRRAAVSSFGFVRTNCHMVLEEAPAYRPDEHRRRRYCLTVSARTDEALRELLDRYSRTLAESPWSLADICYTSNVGRAHHEHRVAVVAETREGLAESLDRLRSGGLGTDRERGVHYGVHTVVSEKKGTLGATETTRQALERLSAEAGAFLADAPSADGACADEDGLAGLAALYVRGARIDFARYHRGDARRRVPLPTYPFTPTRHWARPLRTRVQGFESAREHPLLGARAGRSDTGAVFENVLSVEDHWVLADHRIDGRAVVPGTAYLEMARAAHAAVAGDGAVRFADVVFRVPLSVDDGAGASVRTRLERSGGDYTFEVASKDGEEWIPHVEGRVGAAPAGDRRDPVDLPAVQGAADTVANPVAFEAETGVFRFGPRWDSVSAQWDGGDRTLALLGMRQGTDAEAAVYGLHPAMLDNAVNVRSQAEGQTYLPYMYKDFVLHGPAPESYYSLVQTVRGAPGDETMTFDIDLAGPDGAVFGRITGYTVKRVDWTRFSVTGPRRYVRAGWQETAPAGERAEPDAVWGVVAADTDAGRDLVAALTAAGAQTVPCLLAPGAPGEDDVRQVCTRLRAEGAQGLLFAADATAPTGLAHADRRAGGVDTLFTLYQGLLAHRVKLPLGLRVLGSNAWRVADGDAATDPYAAATAALAVVIGQEHMPVGVVDAPPGTDADLLARECLGAPGTPPRAVRDGRVYTRHLERATAAEDRSAENPYAGGTFLITGGAGGLGLSIAEEMGAQEAERIVLVGRSALDEAKGRSLERIGAAEYVRCDVSRAEEVRDLGERLKADGVRLTGIVHAAGVAGDGFLGSKRWEDYDAVLAPKVDGGVALLALAADHPDPFVVFFSSITSVAGGFGQGDYSAANAFMDSLAAGARAAGARALSVHWPTWTGAGMAVDHGVDAYDAPFRPVSVREGLAWLAHLLRNPADGAVPADFNLPVLHREWDTLPFTVPAEVAAAARSAAEEQPELTEAGGEAVLTGLSDPTPTQRRIAAIYGAVLGLAEIDAHTGFQDLGGNSLMTANLLSKVEQVYPETVDVADLFSYSTVVDLADHIDGRRGADRGGASGPEDGGSLREALDELGDTELMSVFGDIEDGGERW
- a CDS encoding type I polyketide synthase is translated as MNSLLSIGDLDMGELPEDADVRIEYSGADRTGAPVAVIGMSGRVGDAPDLDRFWEMVAGRERGHRELSEERRADVDAYLAARGAPPPAPERYWGGTRLPSVAEFDHRFFSMSRQEARFVDPDQRIFLETAWAALEDAGRLNAEIRGQRVGVYAGMSSDFGEDYRTMLQAVAPGAPEVSVAGNVQSIIGSRIAYLLNLRGPSMLVDTACSSGLVAVHTACRAIQRGDCDTAIVGAVNSDLLPVVADGSGIGIKDLQDTSSRDGRTRTFDRKSDGTSAAEGCIVFVLKALDRARSDGDAVRAVILGGAVNQDGASNGITAPNADAQADLIDAALADAGVEAEQVSYIEAHGTATRLGDPVEVGGIERAFSRHTSRKQFCGIGTVKTNIGHMDNASGLAGLAKVVLSMRHRTLPASLGFEEPNPNIAFPLSPVYVNDRTVPWGSGPDDTLYAGISSFGLSGTNCHLIVRSADPEPEPDPGPGQGAASGPWVLPLSAPDAAGLRRLVERYRAFLSGNDVRLANLCHTAATGRLHHRCRAAFVCEDKEELLALLGRFVDGARDGRDAGGTNGEDVEDGTGDIATGEFRLAAGDGGRRGSCALTADEQERLGREAARLLDGAPDRDGLRRLARLYVRGADVDWRRAAAPGARRIPLPTYPFERSRCWFRAEGPEHRGGIAAGLRTVRSLDRDIAVCRLSPQRFWELSDHRIDGVSVLPGTGVLELVVQAAQRFGHAGGGMRLRNLRFTTPLAVDDGSESEVHIVFGPADGTGTVREVTVACRGEDGAWVRNATAELAVAPAVGTPEPVDVEGLRRRLDRELAYDDRLDRSNGLVLGERWTGSLRGGRADPEATEMLYELELPSRFHGETGDYHLHPALLDTLINAANGLYDEERLYLPLSYGALTVHGPLPARVLAHFRKRPSSVEGRLYAFDVTVTDPVGRAVLTVDNYCIKSAADLDLDGSGGYGYVQAYREAAPPAAAGAAPGTGPAAAGPVLLCGDFGPMLAPLTGELRSAGHEVVHASAGGVGDRIGEGAAFAFAIAADLGDPGAPLTERAVGPVDRTVSVLKQLSARRPELVGGLLAVTRNALSVTGAEAAPDPGQAGVLGLMRVAALEYRSLSVRCVDIDEHTPPGALVSEMRAADRPPLLFYRGERPYRPVVERSAAALRPGAPEAVAPPDGATVVSGGTGGLGAAVARDLARQGFRNIVLLGSERPAPDAAPAFGPQDDPAVAEVVRLDMGDPRAVERTVGGLRERYGRIGGVLHLAGRPGVGFLHTKTTEEFMAVYRPKAVGGVALHEATRDDAPDFFVVFSSVAGLLPAQGQTDYTAANLALDSLAQLRSARSLPALSLQWPAWRETGMAERLGAVDEDELFPPVAPDEGTGLLRALLAGRDHPAVVMPGRKRPAAGPDRPGAGDPAGAAGAAGVRPVVLHGLDRVGAVEQAVAEIWARTLEVAELDAYEEFDHLGGNSLLTSQMLRYYDERFPNVMDITDLFRFTTIADQTAFVASRLGPAAEEADSAGGGPRPETSAAGTDDLDRLLDLVEQGEISVEETRGLL